The nucleotide sequence AACATAATAAAAATCACTTCCGAATTTCTATATTTGGAAGTGATTTTGCATTTGTATACATATGATAGAACGTTTCCTGGATTATATAGAAGTAGAAAAAAGATATTCTCCTCATACCGTTACCAACTACAAAAAAGATTTATCCGATTTTTCAAATTTCGTTTTGAAAACAGAATCGTCAGATGATGTTGTTCACATTCACAAAAAAGTAATTAAAAATTTTATTGCGGAACTCAGCCGTTCAGGAATAAGCAAACGAAGCATTAACCGAAAACTATCATCATTACGTAGTTTTTATATGTTTATGCTCAGATTGGGCGAGATCAGAGTATCACCGATGGAAACGATTGATTCATTAAAATTCTATGCAGAGAAACGCATTCCTTTTTCCGAAGACGAAATGGAATCTATAAAAACCCAAGTAGAAGATAAAGGGCAAATAACACTTCTCGAAAAACTTATCATAGAAACACTTTACCAGACCGGAATCCGTAAATCGGAGCTTTGTAATCTTCTGTACTCAAATGTGGACTTTTCCAAAAAAGAAATTTTTGTCATAGGTAAAGGAAATAAAGCAAGAGTTATCCCAGTATCTGATGATTTGATGGCAGATATGAAAGCATATATTGATGTTAGAATGCCGGACACAGAAAATCAGAAATATTTTTTCGTTAACAAAAAAGGTAAAAAATTAGGTGAAAAGTTTGTTTATTTGGTAGTTAATAAGTACTTTAGTAAAGTCACTTCTAAGCAGAAAAGAAGTCCGCATATTCTCAGACATACTTTTGCAACGCATGTCTTGAATGGTGGGGCAGAGATCTCCAAGGTTCAGAAAATAATGGGACATTCTAGCCTGGCAAGTACGCAGGTTTATACAAGCGCCAATATAGAGGAACTGAAGAAAGTTTATAAAAACGCTCATCCTAGAATGAAGACACCAGACAAAAAACAATAGTATATGGAATAATTTCTACATTTTTTAATTGTTTAACCATTTAAATTACGCATTATGAAAATTACAATTCAGACTGTAGGTGTTACACCTCACGAACCGTTGAAAGAAAGAATTGAAAAAAAATTGAGCAAACTAGAAACATTTTATGATAAAATAGTTGAGGCTGCAGTGTATCTTAAAGTAGAAAACACGTCCGATAAAAACAATAAAACCATAGAACTCGTAGTGAAGATTCCAGGGAATGATATAGTCGTTAAGAAGACTGGTGCCAGTTTTGAGGAAAGTTTGGATGAAAGTGTTGATACAGCTAAGAAACTGTTAATCAAGAAAAAAGAGTTGGCATAGAAAAATAATTGAAATTTTTTTATAAAAATATTTGTAGGTTTCAAAAAAGTGTCTCATATTTGCACTCGCAAAACGGAAGTAACCGCAGCGCAGAAAGATAGTTCTTTTGAAATCTATTTGCCTCCATAGCTCAGTTGGCCAGAGCACGTGATTTGTAATCTCGGGGTCGTGGGTTCGAATCCCTCTGGAGGCTCTATTATAAAAAGTATCGGGGAGATACCAGAGCGGTCAAATGGGGCTGACTGTAACTCAGCTGCTTCGGCTACGTAGGTTCGAATCCTGCTCTCCCCACTTTTTTTAATATAAATTATTTGCAGATTCAAAAAGTATTTTTAAATTTGCAATCTCGTTTACCAACCTTTTGGAAACAAAATGCGGAAGTAGCTCAGTTGGTAGAGCGTCAGCCTTCCAAGCTGAATGTCGCGGGTTCGACCCCCGTCTTCCGCTCAAAAAAATCACAAACCTTACGGAATGTGATTTTTTTTTACGCCGACTTAGCTCAGCGGTAGAGTGCTTCCTTGGTAAGGAAGAGGTCACGGGTTCAAGTCCCGTAGTTGGCTCAAAGTCCTGAAGCAATTCAGGATTTTTTTATTAAACATTTTATTAACTATTGTAAAGCATAAGAAAGCCCCAGACAGATTTTTGTCTGAGGCTTATTTTTTTTTATTCTCTTAATTAGCTAGAATCCTAATCCTACAGCAAAGCCTTTTACCGCATTAGGATAGTTGGCCATCATAGTAGCTGAACCAGTAGTTGTACTGGCAGTGAAAATTTTCGTTTCATTGCCTACAGTGGCTAGAAGATAAGCTTTCTGGCTTCTACTGCCAATATCAAAACCGTTGGAAGATGTAATATCAATCCCTAATGAACCTCTCTCTACGAGTATTCCATCATTTGGTGGATTTTGAAAATATAATTTGTCAGTATTGTGGTCAATTACAAATAGTGAAGTACTAGTGGTTCCCGCAAAATTATCTGTGTAGGCTGCGGCGCCTATCATCGGCATCCCGGGACTTAGATTCATATCCACAGCTACAACAGCGCCTATCATCGGCATCCCGGGACTTAGATTCATATCCACAGCTACAACAGCGCCGTCATTTGGATTGAGACGAAGATTCTGGCCTGTGTTGCTCACCACACGTATTCTGTCAACAGTCGGGTTGAAATCAAAACCAAAATCAGTTCCCATTAGCGGTGTGGAAAGCGTTCCAGATCCTACCTGAGTTGCAGCACCTGTGCCCAGATTGATGGTGTAGATTCTGCTGCTGCTTCCAAGAGCGTACAATTGGCCATTAACAGGTTTAAAGTCTATACCAAGAATACTTTCATTATTTTGTAGTCCTGTTATTGCTTTAGAAACAGGTTCTGGCTTGTTTGGGTCAAAAATCTGAAGGGCATTGGAATTATCGACGGCATAAGCTACTGGGTTAGTAGGGATAGCCAAATCAATAATTTTTTGTGTCAGACCACCAATGTTGGTGGCTTTGCCCGTATTAAGATCAATGGTGTAGAGATTATTTTTAGATTCTGTAGTAGCGGCAACGAGAGCTGTGGAATTGTCAGGATTGATGTCAAAAGCCACTTGGCCAGACACTGAAACGCCTAGACTTCCTACCTCAACTAAGGTTCCATTATTAG is from Epilithonimonas vandammei and encodes:
- a CDS encoding tyrosine-type recombinase/integrase encodes the protein MIERFLDYIEVEKRYSPHTVTNYKKDLSDFSNFVLKTESSDDVVHIHKKVIKNFIAELSRSGISKRSINRKLSSLRSFYMFMLRLGEIRVSPMETIDSLKFYAEKRIPFSEDEMESIKTQVEDKGQITLLEKLIIETLYQTGIRKSELCNLLYSNVDFSKKEIFVIGKGNKARVIPVSDDLMADMKAYIDVRMPDTENQKYFFVNKKGKKLGEKFVYLVVNKYFSKVTSKQKRSPHILRHTFATHVLNGGAEISKVQKIMGHSSLASTQVYTSANIEELKKVYKNAHPRMKTPDKKQ
- a CDS encoding DUF4394 domain-containing protein, with protein sequence MKKHFRLYSLALVLMTALACNDDDTMMENPLEENPAVGPNLMAYGLTESNELVSFNANSPGTFSSKTSISNILSGERLLSIDFRPATGELYALSNASKFYIVNTASGAARAVGTIAFSPAISGTIASIDFNPTVDRIRLVTNIGQNLRLNPETGSVAATDGSVATTSSITGIAYTNSKSGATTTTLYDIDVTAGKLFKQDPPNNGTLVEVGSLGVSVSGQVAFDINPDNSTALVAATTESKNNLYTIDLNTGKATNIGGLTQKIIDLAIPTNPVAYAVDNSNALQIFDPNKPEPVSKAITGLQNNESILGIDFKPVNGQLYALGSSSRIYTINLGTGAATQVGSGTLSTPLMGTDFGFDFNPTVDRIRVVSNTGQNLRLNPNDGAVVAVDMNLSPGMPMIGAVVAVDMNLSPGMPMIGAAAYTDNFAGTTSTSLFVIDHNTDKLYFQNPPNDGILVERGSLGIDITSSNGFDIGSRSQKAYLLATVGNETKIFTASTTTGSATMMANYPNAVKGFAVGLGF
- the hpf gene encoding ribosome hibernation-promoting factor, HPF/YfiA family, translated to MKITIQTVGVTPHEPLKERIEKKLSKLETFYDKIVEAAVYLKVENTSDKNNKTIELVVKIPGNDIVVKKTGASFEESLDESVDTAKKLLIKKKELA